A single Planctomycetota bacterium DNA region contains:
- a CDS encoding Gfo/Idh/MocA family oxidoreductase: MQPADAQGTNRRDFVKATSTAAAATALMGVAIPKVHAAEDNTINVALIGCGGRGTGAASNALSTTSSGPIKLIAMADVFASKLNASHENLKKKHDAQLDVPDDRKFIGFDGYQKAMDCLRPGDIAIFATPPGFRWVMFDYAIKKNLNVFMEKPTTVDGPGTRKMLALAEQSKAKNLKVGVGLMCRHCEARQELFKRIRAGEIGDLLTLRCYRMHGPVGSCETGPNKGDMSELLYQIKNFHSFLWASGGAYSDFMVHNIDECCWMKDAWPVSAIGNGGRHYRGDNIDQNFDHYSVEYTFDDGAKMFMEGRWIAGCRNEFASYAHGTKGMAVISASSHWPSKAAIYKGQIKDKDEVAWSFGKESYNPYQKEWDELVAAVRSDTPYNEAQRGAMASLVTSMGRMACHTGQEIKLDQILNSEHEFAPNIDKLTMTGDAPVKANEKGLYPIPMPGITTKQEYA, encoded by the coding sequence ATGCAGCCAGCGGACGCTCAGGGGACCAATCGTCGCGACTTTGTCAAAGCCACCAGCACTGCGGCCGCCGCCACGGCGCTGATGGGCGTGGCCATTCCCAAGGTCCACGCCGCCGAGGACAACACGATCAACGTCGCGCTCATCGGCTGTGGTGGCCGCGGCACCGGCGCCGCGTCGAACGCCTTGTCGACCACGTCGAGCGGGCCGATCAAGCTAATCGCCATGGCCGACGTGTTCGCGAGCAAGCTCAACGCCAGCCATGAAAACCTGAAGAAGAAGCACGACGCCCAGCTCGACGTTCCCGACGACCGCAAGTTCATCGGCTTTGACGGCTATCAAAAGGCGATGGATTGTCTGCGTCCTGGCGACATTGCCATCTTCGCCACCCCGCCGGGCTTCCGCTGGGTGATGTTCGACTATGCGATCAAGAAGAACCTGAACGTGTTCATGGAAAAGCCGACGACGGTTGATGGTCCCGGCACGCGCAAGATGCTGGCCCTGGCCGAGCAGTCGAAGGCCAAGAATCTGAAGGTCGGCGTCGGGCTGATGTGCCGGCACTGTGAAGCGCGTCAGGAACTGTTCAAGCGCATCCGCGCCGGCGAGATCGGCGACCTGTTGACGTTGCGCTGTTACCGGATGCACGGCCCCGTCGGCTCGTGCGAGACGGGCCCCAACAAGGGTGACATGAGCGAACTGCTCTACCAGATCAAGAACTTCCACAGCTTCTTGTGGGCCAGCGGCGGCGCGTACAGCGACTTCATGGTCCACAACATCGACGAATGCTGTTGGATGAAGGACGCCTGGCCGGTCTCGGCCATTGGCAACGGTGGCCGTCATTACCGCGGCGACAACATCGACCAGAACTTCGACCACTACTCGGTCGAATACACGTTCGACGACGGCGCCAAGATGTTCATGGAAGGGCGCTGGATTGCCGGCTGTCGCAACGAGTTTGCCAGCTACGCCCACGGCACCAAGGGAATGGCCGTCATTAGCGCTTCGTCCCACTGGCCCAGCAAGGCGGCCATCTACAAGGGACAGATCAAGGACAAGGACGAAGTCGCCTGGAGCTTCGGCAAGGAGAGCTACAATCCGTACCAGAAGGAATGGGACGAGTTGGTGGCCGCCGTCCGCAGCGACACGCCCTATAACGAAGCCCAGCGCGGCGCGATGGCCAGCCTGGTCACTTCGATGGGTCGCATGGCCTGTCACACCGGCCAGGAGATCAAGCTCGACCAGATTCTGAACTCGGAGCACGAATTCGCGCCGAACATCGACAAGCTGACAATGACCGGCGACGCGCCCGTAAAGGCTAACGAAAAGGGTCTCTACCCGATTCCGATGCCCGGCATCACCACCAAGCAAGAGTACGCATAA
- a CDS encoding CBS domain-containing protein → MIDRLITKRTRLHEFLQQSCTLGALPRLLVCDVMTPLPCCVSQDTTVLEVVKMFHDKQFRHLLVVEGRRLVGVLSDRDVLRCFNPHEAAEESYLSQIKVGDVMSRDVLTISGQRPISEAVDILVDNGVNCLPVVDDEVLVGIITSTDFYAVLQALIDSITSRPLATIGG, encoded by the coding sequence ATGATCGACCGGCTGATCACCAAGCGGACGCGTCTCCATGAGTTTCTGCAACAGTCATGCACGCTCGGCGCTTTGCCGCGGTTGCTGGTCTGCGACGTGATGACGCCGCTGCCCTGCTGCGTGAGCCAGGACACCACGGTGCTCGAAGTCGTGAAGATGTTCCACGACAAACAATTCCGGCATTTGCTGGTGGTCGAAGGCCGCCGGCTGGTCGGCGTGCTCAGCGATCGAGACGTGCTGCGGTGCTTCAACCCGCACGAAGCCGCCGAGGAATCGTACCTGAGCCAGATCAAGGTCGGCGACGTGATGAGCCGGGACGTGCTCACCATCTCGGGCCAGCGACCCATCAGCGAAGCGGTCGACATCCTGGTCGACAACGGCGTGAACTGCCTGCCGGTGGTCGACGACGAGGTGTTGGTCGGGATCATTACCTCGACCGATTTCTATGCCGTGCTCCAGGCGCTGATCGACTCGATCACCTCGCGTCCGCTGGCCACGATCGGCGGCTAG